A region of Desulfolithobacter dissulfuricans DNA encodes the following proteins:
- the thiL gene encoding thiamine-phosphate kinase — MREREMIQAISDLVGRKELAEGLIRSIGDDCAVISRTDRSVWLLSMDSLVEQVHFDLRFHPAYELGRKAVSVNVSDVAAMGGRPQFLLLSLGLTPDRDQAWFKEFMAGLESACREYGCLLIGGDTVSSPRALTLTLTIIGEQDREAVIYRSGARPGDEIWVSGELGLAAAGLDLFRLGSGLEDPDFKPLLARHLNPRARVELGLALAGSGVVRAMLDLSDGLATDLAHLCKESGVGGRVEARLLPGHPALDRAAVLLDRQPIDWMIRGGEDYELLFTAPPAAGKTIQTLAAGQNVPVSRIGWIVREHGVVLIRGDRDEGEPERIDFQGYEHC; from the coding sequence ATGCGAGAGCGGGAAATGATCCAGGCCATCAGTGACCTTGTGGGCCGAAAGGAGCTGGCCGAGGGCCTTATACGTTCCATCGGTGACGACTGCGCGGTCATCAGCAGGACCGATCGGAGTGTATGGCTGCTCAGTATGGATTCCCTGGTCGAGCAGGTCCATTTTGACCTGCGCTTCCACCCGGCTTACGAGCTTGGCCGCAAGGCGGTGTCGGTCAATGTCAGTGACGTGGCGGCCATGGGCGGGCGGCCGCAGTTTCTACTGCTCTCTCTGGGCCTGACCCCTGACCGGGATCAGGCATGGTTTAAGGAGTTCATGGCCGGCCTTGAGTCGGCCTGCCGGGAGTACGGCTGCCTGCTCATCGGCGGCGACACGGTGTCCTCGCCCAGGGCACTGACCCTGACCCTGACCATCATCGGCGAACAGGACCGGGAGGCGGTGATCTATCGGAGCGGCGCCCGGCCCGGGGACGAGATCTGGGTCAGCGGAGAGCTTGGCCTGGCGGCAGCCGGACTGGATCTGTTCCGCCTGGGTAGCGGTCTCGAAGATCCCGACTTCAAGCCTCTCCTGGCCCGTCACCTGAATCCCCGGGCCCGGGTGGAACTGGGACTCGCCCTGGCCGGGAGCGGGGTGGTCCGGGCGATGCTTGACCTGTCCGACGGATTGGCCACGGATCTGGCCCATCTCTGCAAGGAGAGCGGGGTGGGGGGCAGGGTTGAGGCCAGGCTCCTTCCCGGCCATCCGGCCCTGGACCGGGCCGCTGTCCTGCTGGACCGTCAGCCCATAGACTGGATGATCCGTGGCGGTGAGGACTACGAGCTCCTGTTTACCGCCCCCCCGGCAGCAGGAAAAACTATCCAGACCCTGGCTGCCGGCCAGAACGTGCCGGTGAGCAGGATCGGGTGGATCGTCCGGGAGCATGGCGTGGTCCTCATCCGGGGGGACAGGGACGAAGGAGAGCCGGAACGGATAGATTTCCAGGGATACGAGCATTGTTGA
- a CDS encoding PEP/pyruvate-binding domain-containing protein has translation MTVANLFKHWTYRIFAPGVVLRETYEAFKELLVHDSRCHELMAEFEILYYEGKREDFAAVRKRYDRFSHEVEGMVSCLERMAPGAWVDLREYYRKFDFYVRFLLAPPSLNITPPYVLSLEDPALTPELGGNKAWNLGLLSRELGAPVPDGFVITTAAFNYLLEYNNLRSRIDELLAEIDIESSMSLARISARLQALVLEAEIPPDIREAVLSAYAGLEQRAGQEILVAVRSSAVAEDSGHSFAGQYTSVLGVGREKILDGLRQVLASKYSPQSLFYRITLGLGDEETPMGVLVLTMVDARASGVMYTRDPAASAADRLVIHAIFGLGEPLVSGEALPDIFAVSRKTLEVVAFHPGRHQVMRRLGQGELEDVPIPAEDQGESVLSEDEVRNLGRWGVRIEEYFASARDVEWAVGPDREIFLVQSRPLAVEESGGSGEQEESLPPITVKPLLSGGERASGGVACGEVYRVGAQHTLGDIPEGAILVTENTAPSLVRILSRLGGVVADKGSTAGHFATVCREFGVPLLVGTGEASRLLAHGMTVTLDADNRVVYPGRISLLLANRKRAGRPSREDLPWFKKLRAILDFITPLKLVDPASPDFAPRSCRSLHDIIRFVHEKAVQTMFSLGDSLTGSAGKCFRLQTDLPLDIYLIDVGDGLKPGRLQGDSVTLDQITSQPFLALWEGISHPGIDWHSREHFDWKTYDDVALAGGVAAQGSADLATYAVISRDYLNMNMRFGYHFTQVDALCGPEDRTNYCMLRFAGGGGEFTGRALRIEFLRRVLQELGFEVTVRADLLDGRLGEMDCDTLSRRLDMLGRLLGATKLMDMVLHDEHDVDVAVQAFFQGHYNFSSMESS, from the coding sequence ATGACGGTCGCAAATCTTTTCAAACACTGGACATATCGTATTTTTGCCCCTGGTGTGGTGCTGCGCGAGACCTATGAGGCCTTCAAGGAACTGCTGGTCCATGATTCCCGCTGCCATGAGCTGATGGCCGAGTTCGAGATCCTCTACTACGAGGGGAAACGGGAGGATTTCGCTGCGGTCCGCAAGCGTTACGACCGGTTCAGCCACGAAGTGGAGGGTATGGTCTCCTGCCTGGAACGAATGGCTCCCGGGGCCTGGGTCGATCTGCGCGAGTATTACCGCAAATTTGACTTCTATGTCCGTTTCCTCCTTGCCCCTCCGTCCCTCAACATTACACCCCCCTATGTCCTTTCGCTGGAAGACCCGGCACTTACTCCGGAGCTGGGTGGCAACAAGGCCTGGAATCTCGGACTGCTCAGCCGCGAACTCGGGGCCCCGGTGCCCGATGGCTTTGTCATCACTACCGCGGCCTTCAACTATCTGCTGGAATACAACAACCTGCGTTCCCGGATCGATGAGCTGCTGGCCGAGATAGATATCGAGTCCAGCATGTCCCTGGCCCGGATATCGGCCCGCCTCCAGGCCCTGGTCCTGGAGGCGGAAATTCCTCCGGATATCCGGGAAGCCGTACTTTCGGCTTATGCCGGCCTGGAGCAGAGGGCAGGCCAGGAGATACTTGTCGCCGTACGTTCATCCGCCGTGGCCGAAGACAGCGGTCATTCCTTTGCCGGCCAGTACACCAGTGTGCTCGGTGTCGGGCGGGAGAAAATCCTCGATGGTCTGCGCCAGGTTCTGGCCTCCAAGTACAGCCCCCAGTCCCTCTTTTACCGGATCACCCTGGGCCTGGGCGACGAGGAGACTCCCATGGGTGTCCTGGTACTCACCATGGTGGACGCCAGGGCCAGCGGGGTGATGTACACCCGGGATCCGGCCGCTTCGGCCGCCGATCGTCTGGTCATCCACGCTATTTTCGGTCTGGGGGAGCCCCTTGTCTCCGGAGAAGCCCTGCCCGATATCTTTGCAGTATCCCGTAAGACCCTGGAGGTCGTCGCCTTTCATCCGGGGCGCCATCAGGTGATGCGCCGGCTGGGGCAGGGTGAACTCGAGGATGTACCGATTCCCGCCGAGGACCAGGGTGAATCTGTTCTGTCCGAAGACGAGGTTCGGAATCTTGGTCGCTGGGGGGTAAGGATAGAAGAGTATTTCGCTTCGGCCCGTGACGTGGAATGGGCTGTGGGTCCCGACAGGGAAATATTTCTGGTCCAGAGCCGTCCCCTGGCTGTGGAAGAAAGTGGTGGTTCGGGGGAGCAAGAGGAGTCCCTGCCGCCCATCACTGTGAAGCCGCTCCTTAGCGGCGGTGAAAGGGCCTCCGGCGGAGTGGCCTGTGGGGAGGTCTATCGGGTGGGTGCGCAACACACCCTTGGCGATATTCCCGAAGGTGCCATCCTGGTGACAGAAAACACCGCCCCGTCCCTGGTCCGGATCTTGAGTCGCCTGGGCGGGGTGGTGGCAGACAAGGGGTCCACCGCCGGTCATTTTGCCACGGTCTGCCGGGAATTCGGCGTTCCGCTGCTGGTGGGTACGGGCGAAGCCTCCCGCCTTCTTGCGCACGGGATGACCGTGACCCTGGACGCGGACAACCGGGTGGTCTATCCCGGCCGGATCAGTCTCCTGCTGGCAAACAGGAAAAGGGCTGGCCGACCCTCCCGGGAGGATCTGCCCTGGTTCAAGAAGTTGCGGGCCATCCTCGACTTCATAACCCCGCTTAAACTGGTGGATCCCGCCTCCCCTGATTTTGCTCCCCGTTCGTGTCGCTCCCTCCATGACATCATTCGGTTTGTCCATGAAAAGGCGGTGCAGACCATGTTTTCCCTGGGCGATTCCCTCACCGGTTCGGCCGGGAAATGTTTCCGCCTGCAGACTGATCTGCCGCTGGATATCTACCTGATAGACGTGGGTGACGGGTTGAAACCCGGCAGGCTGCAGGGAGACAGCGTAACCCTCGACCAGATCACCAGCCAGCCGTTTCTGGCCCTGTGGGAAGGAATCAGTCATCCTGGTATCGATTGGCACTCCCGGGAACATTTTGACTGGAAGACCTATGACGATGTGGCCCTTGCCGGTGGGGTCGCGGCCCAGGGTTCGGCCGATCTGGCGACCTATGCTGTCATCAGTCGGGATTATCTCAACATGAACATGCGCTTTGGTTATCATTTCACCCAGGTGGATGCCCTGTGCGGCCCCGAGGATCGGACCAATTACTGCATGCTTCGTTTTGCCGGCGGCGGCGGTGAGTTCACCGGCAGGGCGCTCAGGATTGAATTTCTCCGTCGGGTCCTTCAGGAACTCGGCTTCGAGGTGACGGTCCGGGCGGATCTTCTCGATGGTCGGCTTGGCGAGATGGACTGCGATACCCTTTCCCGGCGGCTCGACATGCTCGGCCGCCTGCTTGGCGCCACCAAGCTCATGGATATGGTACTCCACGACGAACATGATGTGGATGTGGCTGTCCAGGCCTTTTTCCAGGGACACTACAACTTTTCCTCCATGGAGTCGTCATGA
- a CDS encoding protein-tyrosine phosphatase family protein, whose amino-acid sequence MIWFRSGKGRKKKAKEKQHRYPLIWITSQLAVGYAPMSYAELDSIRKQGIDAIVNLCGEYCDLHEIEENSGFEVYYLPIPDECAPDMEEMEKALEWLDEAIYLGKKVLVHCRHGHGRTGTFVSAYLLRKGLGMKMAEKKLKNTPAGPTNYSQWSLLRKYGKKEGQLRLAEPAIEPHSTVDLEPHLRAYRELVAEVDTELEKLALSPGCGTKDSRCCREYFTLTLIESIAVHSAMNRRLKQEERHRAIERAIGVAAEIKKLRHEYAADEPDRFAHRFAEVGLRCPLQLDTGCQLFDERPLRCRIWGLETFRARQDVEDRLANLSRNVYFALTGEFPPAEGLRFSMADTVSGKFVQVYFHAMMQHHGTAS is encoded by the coding sequence ATGATCTGGTTCAGGTCCGGGAAGGGCCGAAAGAAAAAGGCAAAGGAAAAGCAGCACCGCTATCCCCTGATCTGGATCACCAGCCAGCTTGCGGTGGGTTATGCGCCCATGTCTTATGCCGAGCTCGATTCCATCCGTAAGCAGGGAATCGACGCCATTGTCAATCTTTGCGGTGAATACTGCGATCTGCATGAAATAGAAGAGAATTCCGGTTTCGAGGTCTATTATCTTCCCATACCCGACGAGTGTGCGCCGGACATGGAGGAGATGGAAAAGGCGCTGGAATGGCTCGACGAGGCCATCTATCTGGGCAAGAAGGTGCTTGTTCACTGCCGTCACGGTCACGGCCGGACCGGGACCTTTGTTTCGGCTTATCTCCTGCGCAAGGGGCTTGGCATGAAGATGGCGGAAAAAAAACTGAAAAACACCCCGGCCGGGCCCACCAACTACAGTCAGTGGAGCCTGCTGCGCAAGTATGGGAAAAAGGAAGGGCAGCTGAGGCTGGCCGAGCCAGCCATCGAACCCCATTCGACGGTGGACCTGGAGCCGCATCTCCGAGCCTACCGCGAACTGGTGGCCGAGGTGGACACGGAGTTGGAAAAGCTTGCCCTCTCTCCCGGATGCGGCACGAAGGACAGTCGTTGCTGCCGGGAATATTTCACCCTGACGCTTATCGAAAGCATCGCCGTCCATTCGGCCATGAACCGCCGTCTCAAGCAGGAGGAGCGCCACAGGGCCATTGAACGGGCGATCGGGGTAGCTGCCGAGATAAAGAAGCTCCGCCATGAGTATGCTGCCGATGAGCCCGACCGGTTCGCCCACCGGTTCGCCGAGGTCGGGCTTCGCTGTCCTCTGCAGCTGGATACGGGTTGCCAGCTTTTTGACGAGCGACCGCTGCGCTGCCGGATATGGGGCCTTGAGACCTTCCGTGCCAGGCAGGATGTGGAAGACAGACTTGCTAACCTTTCACGAAACGTCTATTTTGCATTGACCGGGGAATTTCCCCCGGCGGAGGGGTTGCGCTTTTCCATGGCCGACACGGTTTCAGGAAAATTCGTTCAGGTTTATTTTCACGCCATGATGCAGCATCATGGAACAGCCAGCTAA
- a CDS encoding sigma-54-dependent transcriptional regulator, whose protein sequence is MDQHDLDKKVLIVDDELDMLRMLAKVIAKKCGVEVETAPSAHEAMVKIESWIPDVVITDIKMPGMDGLEFLEWLTRFDSTITTIIMTGYGTIEMAVRALKEGAYDFFEKPFENEKIVHAVTRAMERTRLLRENLQLQQRLTENQRASGFVGKSRRLCQTLDLLARLAPSNATVLIRGESGTGKELAARALHAMSKRGRRRMVTVNCPALPEHILESELFGYRKGAFTGADSDKDGLFLEADGSTILLDEIADIPISVQTKLLRVLQEKEIQPLGQTRPIKVDVRVLASTNQDLEAKIERGEFREDLFYRLNVMTVTMPTLAEIVNDIPLLAQHFLELYSKEYDRSDLEFTPEALQCLMRRTWKGNIRELQNAINQAVLLCSGTRITPGDLISDSDVDIPGEAVANRTQACFLHLPYKKAKEEVLSYFTSSYLTNALTATRGNVSAAARQCGMERQAFQRLMRRHGIKSEDFR, encoded by the coding sequence ATGGATCAGCACGATTTGGACAAGAAGGTACTTATTGTCGATGACGAACTGGATATGCTGCGCATGCTGGCCAAGGTCATCGCCAAAAAATGTGGTGTCGAGGTAGAGACCGCGCCATCGGCCCACGAAGCCATGGTCAAGATCGAATCCTGGATTCCCGATGTGGTGATCACCGATATAAAGATGCCCGGCATGGATGGGCTGGAGTTCCTGGAATGGCTGACCCGGTTTGATTCCACCATTACCACCATCATCATGACCGGGTACGGGACCATTGAAATGGCCGTCCGGGCCCTCAAGGAAGGGGCCTATGATTTTTTCGAGAAACCATTTGAAAACGAAAAGATAGTTCATGCGGTCACCCGGGCCATGGAGCGCACCCGGCTGCTGCGGGAAAACCTCCAGCTTCAGCAACGGCTGACCGAGAACCAGCGGGCCTCGGGCTTTGTCGGCAAATCCCGCCGGCTCTGCCAGACGCTCGATCTTCTGGCCCGGCTGGCCCCGTCCAATGCCACGGTGCTCATCCGTGGCGAGTCGGGCACCGGCAAGGAGCTGGCGGCCCGGGCTCTGCACGCGATGAGCAAGCGGGGGCGGAGGCGGATGGTCACCGTCAACTGCCCGGCCCTGCCCGAACATATCCTGGAGTCCGAGCTGTTCGGATATCGAAAGGGGGCCTTTACCGGGGCCGACAGCGACAAGGACGGTCTCTTTCTGGAAGCGGACGGCTCCACCATTCTCCTTGATGAGATTGCCGATATTCCCATCTCGGTCCAGACCAAGCTGCTGCGGGTCCTCCAGGAAAAGGAGATCCAGCCCCTGGGGCAGACCAGGCCCATCAAGGTGGATGTCCGGGTTCTTGCCTCCACCAACCAGGATCTGGAGGCCAAGATCGAACGGGGCGAGTTCCGTGAAGACCTCTTCTACCGCCTCAATGTCATGACCGTGACCATGCCCACCCTGGCGGAGATCGTCAACGATATCCCTCTGCTGGCCCAGCATTTTCTCGAGCTCTACAGCAAGGAGTATGACCGCAGCGACCTGGAATTCACCCCCGAGGCCCTGCAGTGCCTCATGCGCCGGACCTGGAAGGGCAATATCCGGGAGCTGCAGAATGCCATCAACCAGGCGGTCCTGCTCTGCTCGGGGACCCGAATCACCCCGGGCGATCTGATCAGCGACTCCGATGTCGATATCCCGGGCGAGGCGGTTGCTAACCGCACTCAGGCCTGCTTTCTCCATCTGCCCTATAAAAAGGCCAAAGAGGAGGTGCTCAGCTATTTCACCAGTTCCTATCTGACCAATGCGCTCACGGCCACCCGGGGCAACGTTTCTGCTGCAGCCAGACAGTGTGGTATGGAACGCCAGGCTTTCCAGCGCCTCATGCGGCGGCACGGGATCAAATCAGAGGATTTCCGCTGA
- a CDS encoding YkgJ family cysteine cluster protein: protein MGTTTSPSGSDQDQIYCHYCPGYCCYRLEGASLYIMADDINRLARHFGISDGEVRKRYMEGKYTFKTREDGSCIFLANDRLSKRCSVHEARPKQCRDYPYGKPCPYIERHDLLAAIHPRIAKALNIPE from the coding sequence ATGGGTACCACCACTTCACCCTCAGGTTCCGATCAGGACCAGATCTACTGTCACTACTGTCCCGGCTACTGCTGCTACCGGCTCGAGGGGGCCTCTCTCTATATCATGGCCGACGATATCAACCGCCTGGCCAGGCATTTCGGTATTTCCGACGGCGAGGTCCGCAAGCGGTACATGGAGGGCAAATACACCTTCAAAACCCGCGAGGACGGTTCCTGCATCTTTCTCGCCAATGACCGGCTCAGTAAACGGTGCAGTGTGCATGAGGCCAGGCCGAAACAGTGTCGCGACTATCCCTACGGCAAACCCTGTCCCTATATCGAGCGCCACGACCTTCTGGCCGCGATCCATCCCCGTATAGCCAAGGCGCTGAACATTCCGGAATAG